The sequence GAAtttatgataatgaggatggtcatcaagtgacccatcttctttacatggatgacctgaagctgtacgctagttcagggcagaaactgcagcaagtgatcgatgtcacaaagctgTTTTCCactgatatccacatggagttcggacgagatgaatgtagaacagtgcatttaatcagaggggaattagggaccgcagggttagagaacgagttcgaaaatgacatcgaggcagtagctgcaggcgaatcatataaatatctgggtattcttaaatctaagggtattcaacatacgatagttgaGACAATCCTAACGACttccttcactacgagactcagattaattatgaagagttttctcagctcggcaaacaaaatcagggcgatcaacacatatgccatctctgtcctcacgtactccttcgggctcataaaatggtctaacaccgaccttgaaaagttaaacagaattgttcgcgtagaaatgacgaagcaccgaatgcaccacagaaattcagcgattgaaagggtagttctaccatgaCATTtaggggtaggggcgttgtagatgtcaaaaaactgtgtgagtcacaagttatacagttgcgagactatttcaacagcaaacgaaatgttgcactttacagtaccatctgtcaaacGGAttttgactacacgcccttaaatttgtcctcagatggggccttgaatataagggcagaaaccatagaggaattagaaatacaatagaggcagaaagccatccatggcgagcacccgaacacgttagatcaaaatgaagtggatagtgaggcatctaatatttggctaagaaagggtgttctgtatccagagatggaaggattcgtcattgtattacaggacaaggttgtcagcaccaggaatgatcgcaaacacgtgttacatcaagacgtggttgaccggtgctcattatgtggagataccaacgaatccatcaagcatattattgatggctgtcgcgtgatggctcagagagaatatacgcacagacataatgatgtagcgggcattatacatcaacaacttgccctaaacctacgactcttaaaagaatgcatgcccttctatagatacattccaatgcccgttttagaaagcgaagattacatatTACATTGGGACGTTACTCTCCAAACGGATCATTGCATCCGGGCCAACAgatctgacatcgtgatgcgagaaaaaaaaggtggaagagtctacatcatcgacattgcttatccgcttaaccgaaatttgtagtcaacctatacaaccaagatccacaagtatagcgagttaaggcatgatgtaaagaccatatggaggaatgtgaatcatgcatctattcatcccattgtgatttcggctacacgcaatgtgcacgcaagatgcactgaatatcttgaacatttaggagtcagtagggtattggcaacAGCTCAGAAAACGGTTTTATTTAACACCTGTCGCATTGAAAGAAACTTTCTTGACAACCAGGAAGTGAGCGATTAAAAactcgtggagtggcagatggtagctatAAGAaggcatccagaggtgactgttgtcacccccaacgctcgtggccgctcgtaattgtatacctacaccATCAtcacaggaggtttcaagcatcgtactaaatgatttaaattaacttataacattttaatcttaTCAGTcgcttgacttagtccgtgacaATAATGTATAAACGGGTTTACCCCAgtaaaagttttcataaaaacataATAACGTAACTGAAAATCAAATCACACACTCGTCGGAATCGTACACTCTTCTCCCTAGTTACACGTTATACTATTATCGAATGATTTTATcttgaatgcattttttattttatttttaggagttatataattttttgggtaaattgttgatagaaaataatacatcgaataatattaattaaatgaactataattatataaataacaaaatgaaggtttattaaaaaacaaataactcacaagttttgttattttttcagtcTACCaaatacaacaaatattttttttaactgatttaaaaatgtagacttttacatttattttgctTCTTTAGAGAGATGGTAATCATTTACCAAATTTGAACACATTAAGAAACACCGTTTATTTTCATCCTCTTATGATAAATCATTTCTTAGTGCAAACTACTCTTTCGACTGCAACACCTATCGATGTCGTTATCACCTGATTAGCCTCTCTATTTCATCAGTACTTAATATCGATAAACATTGATAATTACTGTAAACATGTGACTCAAGAAATTATAGCAAAATCTAGAAATTCttctataaaattgtatttttcgacAAATAGCAATATAAAcactataaataatttgaaaaattgaataatgtatctgattttagtaatttttttattactattttttacattctctactaaaaataacttctaaattaattataagagAAATAGAACTAAATGGAAGAGTTTAAATATGCAATTATCAGAtatcaaattattcaatatttgcgcattaaaatttttatttgcctttgaccaggaaaaaattaatttcgcataTCTTTATGACCTTCAAATTGTCTTATTGATCTCAGTATGTAGATTCTGATCTCAATCTTCACTGTTGATAATCGCAATGCaacatattaatttattatccgaTGACACCTTCCAttattgatatgaaaaaaatttctgattgatGAAAGCAATTACACCAGTAATTACTGCTttcttattgataattttttataaagaatacttcttatttaaaatctaGTGGTGGTAATTAAGCctggaataataaattattacataattatCCAACAATACGAAATTCTTTCCCAAAAttgacaaagaaatattttaataagaaccTTATTTACGTAATTATTTAGAGGTCAGATTTACCGCCTGATTTAgagtcttatttttttaatatcgcaatgtttttcatttatttatttctcactTATATTCTCTATTTAGTTTCTGAATGAGTTTCTTACGCCttggacaatttttaaaagaaaatgatcattATCGATTCTCGAGGGGCTTGTGTTGCAGTTAGTTTATAGATTTGAGCGTTTGATTACACAATTAAAATTCAGGATTTACAGTGTTATCAGCCACGTAGATAAAGCTGAAGATTAGGGAAAAATTTTTGGTAAGATTAGTCCAATTAATCTTGAATAATAAGGCATGATAGGCCAAGATTGAAACCAGTATAAATTTGTTGGGAGGAGCTTAGtgcagttagttgaattttcacgatGATGAGACTCGGTAAATTTCATCCGGTAACCGGCGTTCTTTTCCTTGTTTTTTTGACAAGGGCATCTGTGATACCGGAAgtggaaaaagttgattttcttcgGGGGCTCGATACGAAAAGTATTTATAATGTCTTAAGAAAACCGGATATTGACGCATATCTTTCCACTGTAAGtttcaatttcaatcaaatttgaattttaataaaacttaaattttgaatccgTTTCTAAACTCTAAAATTCAttagcaaattttattattatattgaatttttaatttaagttattacattttattattcttatagaAGAAAGAACGtgcttttttatttagaaatttgcaTAGAATACTTATGCTGGTGATTATATTAATACCACTCCGCCACAATTTTTGTaggttaaaatgttatgtttgaaTTAGTTTAGTAAACGCTGTAAAAAATCCAATAAGTACAgccataatattttaatatactttaCAGACCAAATTAAGATATCAGgtagaaatatattatatttacaacCAAATCGTTAAACTTTTGCGTGatgagacgaatttccaacaaaatagatacatttttaactagatagttgaacttttgactaaaatgataaatctttgaaaaaaagaatttttaacaaagaagtccAAGTtgcaagaaagtagttgaatttttaatcaacaaagattaattctcaacaaaaaatagaatagtaagcACTTCAACCAAATAaggatgtaaattttcaattgaaaatagttcaatttaactaggaaggttaatattctaccaaaagttTTCATAAAGGAAAGATTTCTTAGTCCagacaaaattttcaagcaattttttcaaaccaaaaaggctatttcttcataaaaaatggaacttttaacccgaaaatacgaACTCGAACGATCCATTTTCCAACAATTAcgaaaagttaactttcaataaaaaaaattcttaacaaaaaacaattattgaaattaattttagacaacacatctcaactttcaatcaagaagtcataatttcaatcaagaagattaattttctaccaaaaaatatgatgtattaataaagcagttgaattttcaaccataaaaatgaacGGTGAACGAATcatttaatagttgatatatcaaacaaaaaatattttaaagttaaatgaaaaacagtcgAATATAACCCAgtatatgaattctcaaagagaagtttttaacaacaaatttgaatccttaatcaaagcAGATTAAGTattaaccaagcagttgtatttttaactaataaagataaaaattctaccaaaagagataaaattttaaatcaaaaagttgcattttcaaataaacaaggcGAATCATCTGGAGAACAATTGAAGCTTCAACTCGAAGATATGACTTTtccaataacaaaaattgtaacaaaataataaattttcatctgaagagATGAAACTTCTACtgacaaaataagtttttaacaaaatagtttaaattttaagtgagcagtcaaatttttaatcacgaAGATTAATCTGGTACAAAAAATGCACCTGttcgatttttatttaagaaagttaattttcaacaaaaagaaatgaactatcaacaaaatagttcaaggaataatttttaactagaatcgatcaattctgaaccaaaaaatataaaagtagagttttaaattaaaaagaatcaactttcaacgaaaaatatttttaaaaatggttattcACATTTAACGGCCTATTAGTGTATACATTTTTAGAAGAAGAAACTGTTTTggatatgtaaaaatttaaatataaattatgaataaattattaggTATAAAGAAGGGTTAAAATTCAATGAGAATTGAAAACATCCTTTATCCTTTTAATgtggattttaaaggaatttattaaTCATCAACTTGtcttaaattttctaatcttttcacATTATCTTGTTacatattcttataaaaaaatagagagTTGATCAAATGTTAGGTTAAAactttgttttacaattttatttttactgttcaaccaaaaagttcgtAGGGAAAGTTATAGTTTAGTTTTACACTTTTATAATGTTAAAAGcattgaaatgtttagaaattataaaattaaaatattcacaagtgtgtccatttttattaaattaactatCGAAACCTCTTGAAAGTCGAAATTTTAAATAGGAGTTTTTGTGTATTTATGTACaaacttaatcaaaaaataataaatgattgatAGTATTAATAATGTGATTTCGtacattcaattaatttcatttgttttttctGGAACTTATCTCTGCTGATTAGTGAAATAGTGATCTATATATTACCTATAAatggaaagttttaattttgttcatctATTTTTAGGTTCAGCTTATTGATAAATATGGCTACAATCCAGAAGCACATACAGTGGCTACTTATGACGAATATATTTTAGAAATGCATAGGATAACTGGACCTAAGAGCAATCCAAATCCCGAGGGAAAACCAGCTGTTCTTCTCATGCATGGAATCCTTATGAGTTCAGCTGATTGGATTATTTTGGGCCCTAAAAAGTCCCTGggtaagtaaaaaaaatggtttattaattaagaaatacAATATTACTTAGCAATTACCAATGATGAATTTAACTTTGCATCAAATATAAGAaggaaaaatgattgtttttatttttaattatataggaATTAttcaattaccaaaaaaattgtaaaccttgTTTAACCTTTGAAAAAATATGCTTCAGGTTACATTTTAGCAGACGCTGGATACGACGTTTGGATTGGAAATGTCAGAGGCAATACTTACAGTAGGAGACATCTTAGTTCTTCTGTAGGCGAAAAAAGCTTTTGGCAATTCaggtaaattcaattatttctttgcaGAATAAAAGGGAAGAGGAAgccgaaaattcttctttattttttaaatttcataattattttttccaacaGCTGGCACGAAATTGGATTGCGCGACCTACCAGCAATGATTGATTATGCTTTGGAAAAGActggaaagaaaaaattatattatattggaCACAGTCAAGGCACCACAACCTTTTTCGCAATGGCTTCTGCATTGCCTGAatacaatgaaaaaattgtatcaatgCATGCACTCGCTCCGGTTGCATTCTGCAAAAATATTGTTAGTCCACCACTTCGATTTCTTTCATTGATTGCAGACCAAATGGAAGtaagttatacaaaaaaaaaaacaatgattaaatttatgactagaattaaaattataaaattaaaaaaataacaagtatCTTTTCattcatattcttttttaaaattttagatggtGTTTAAATACCTCGGCGTATACGAACTTCGTCTCACCCAAGCATTTTACGACAAATTCACTTCGAAAGTGTGCGACGAGGATTCTATGTTACAGCCACTTTGCAGCAATTTACTATTTATGATTACTGGATTCAGTCCTAATCAGCTGAATATTGTAAgtgctaaattttaaaaaataactataatcttttttttttaattgtccctgataaaaattttaactttgaagagTCGCTGCAGACAGCAGAGATTCTGAAGCATCttgttctttaaatttattaatgatgCATGAATAATTGTTgtatttaagaatttatcaatTACGAGGCATTGACTAAAAATGATAATTCACTTCAACTTTCCTacttaaaaaaacttataaaaatattttttatttcagactaGGCTTCCTACCATATTAGGTCATGTTCCAGCAGGAGCATCTGTCAAACAGGCTATCCACTATGCTCAACTCATGAAAAGaagtatgtttaaaatataattttttacattcacaccagagaaagtattagatttgtgtaaaattttacccccccccccagtttttgtcaaatgtcaacgttttgaaaaaactaatctactagattggcctctggtatactcttttagtgttctaaactaaagctCAAGTTCGTTATACaggcattttgaataaaaattcaaaaagttagcacatttttatatttttgagacgactttttctaaattcaaaaattctctctacgaatatttatagtatttaaaaagacgaacaTTTTATTCTGATGACTTTCTtttacaaaaccaaaaattactagaCTTATAgcattttacaaaattccaaaatcacgaaaatgaacattttaagctgaataacgcacgttatgaaaaaaagtcaacggaagagaaaattttattttgaatgtcctacaagattatcataacaactggttgagtttcggtagaaaatttaattgacaaagtctgggtcactgaggttagggatataatttagaagttaaaaaacagtcAGGCTGCTGTATAGACTGCATGTGAACGAGACATTAAAACTAAGTGTGTTTTAATGCCAATACATGTTATGGATTgtaatgatatacaatttgaagGACAAACTCGaatgtgaagcacgagatacgtgatgagaatgtgttcgttaaagccgaaggagctttaacaaaaagaattcacaatcacaaaattactgttGCTGATGCTGTGACcgttagttttaaaaagtctgtgctgattttttttgttaagagtaTCTTTGAAAAGATAATCTTTAACAACGTCATCTTTTGTAACAGAAATGTCCGAAAGTTTTAAAACGATGTTTTCTTGTTTTCTTTCTCTAAAGAGATATAATTAAACCAAATACTGGGATTCCgttcttttaaaaataagttttattttctatcgtggccttttttctacaaaagaaaaactataacatttttaacttttcattgaGGAAATTACaaatacttaatattaaaaactatctacgataaataattaaataattttgtaatcatataaatattttgtccCTTGATCACAGTTTACAATCGCacagtatttttaattgtaaaatttcaaaactagatgaaagtaaaatttatttcaaatggtatgaaatagtataatttaaaattttatgatcgatcaatttttattttaaatgacttgTGTAATCGAtcgtaggaaaatttttatttgtcccattttttaatttattaaatttatgtactattagcagaaaattttaaaggtatctaaaattattaaaagaattgaaaatgttttaaaactacacgaaataagatttttttgagaaagtaaattatttataattttacaaagacacttttaaaaagtaacaatttcgagaatataaaaattctttttaattttgcaacatttGTATTCacatttatttccaaaatgtttatatttttaaaaaattgtgtaggtTCATGTGGACATATATTTCACATATAGGGTTCCTACCTgtcaacagatttttaacaaaacttaaataaatagGACAATGATGTATACAAAATTTGcgcagaatattaaaaaaaaattggttttgtaGAAGgtgcaattgaaaattgaatgatttacaATTCCAGACGATTGAAATAGAACAATTCTGTTTGAAACTCAGAATTTTATAGCTTAAAATTTACAGCTATCAAAACATTGAAAATCGAAAGCCGaagttcttaaacaatttttaaataaatatttgaaattgaaactttataaaattaaaaagtgtccCCTTAATAGtgtttaatattgaataattctCAATTGCAAATACTGAAGacttaaaaatctacatttttatttcaagcagTTGGAACttgaaaaaagctaaattttacaAAGTGTGttcaaaatattgattcaatattttttcttctctttgtatattaaaattttatctgaacTTCTTATCAGAAATTTTACTTTGATACAGtgataaaatacagaaaaagaattaagaaataaaaaataaatctttgaaaactgaatttctgCAGATGAATTTCGCCAATTTGACCATGGTATATTTGGAAACCTgaagaaatatggaaaaatatcaCCTCCAGATTATGATTTGAGTCAAATTTCTGCACCTGTATCTCTACATTACAGTGTCAACGACtggctcactcacactaaggtaaaTTAANNNNNNNNNNNNNNNNNNNNNNNNNNNNNNNNNNNNNNNNNNNNNNNNNNNNNNNNNNNNNNNNNNNNNNNNNNNNNNNNNNNNNNNNNNNNNNNNNNNNAATGAAGACAATTAAATAAATctgatttatcaaaattataacaAATGAAATTAAACTTTCAGGACGTGGAAAATCTTTACAGTAAGCTGGGAAATCCAATTGGAAAATTTCGAGTTCCTCTGAGTGAATTCAACCATTTGGACTTTCTTTGGGCAAAAGACGCAGATACGCTTCTTTACGAGAAAATTATAAGTCTTATGTCTCGTTACAGAGAAGATTAAAccgaataaataaatgaattattagaCCGAATTCTTCTTCTATTCTGCGAGTATATCGTTACtaataatagtgataataataataataataataataattaacagaAGAGCTGTGATTAATGCGCTTATCAACGACTTAATTTGTGAATCtaccttcaaaattcaacattctgttatttttttaacaattttctttatagACAAAAAGAAGATTGGGCAGAATATGTATTTAAACGTGTAAAATTGACGGAATTGGAAATAATGTTTTTCTAGTCTTAAGATAACTTTATTGTAGATAGCTGAATAAATTATGTTTACCTTTTGGAATCAGGCACAGTATTTTAATTAGTAAAGgcgaaagattttttcaaaaatatcactAACATCATATCATCTCATTAATCGGGATCAATATcgtaatcaattaatttaatgagTTTGCAATCAATTGTTTTACTTGTGGATAAGAATTTATAACAAGCGATAAAAACTGACAATATGAAGATACCGAAAGCAACTTCTCTGatagtaattcggcgatttttcaacaccatttcttccactgcttgaacgttttcatctgttgttgacgtgctgggacgtccagggcgaggttcgtattcgacatcctctcggccttcttggaacagcttgtaccagttatacacatttttcttatttagagTAGACTCACCTTATGAAActttcaacatttcaagagttttagagcactggattccatttttcacacaaaatttaatgcaaactctttgctccatttttttcgaaagaagaaaatcgctgagcacagaaaacccttctaaccttttacgtatctgccagaaaaacaacacgagctatatagtcaaaactgtaaacatatgatcgtgacgagtgtaccaacacaaaaaaacaaaaactttaaaacttgaatgtacgtagcccgcgaaaattgaaaagtcaccttactttttgaacacacctcgtaattgAGCCACTTTCATTTAAATAGGGTTCTTACATATTTTCCTACaacatataaattaattattttaaaaccgaaCACTGCTACAAACACAGCATGAATACAACAATTTATTTAGGGTAAAGTCGCGTCAGATAGGAACCAAAATATTACAATGCATGAACTATGTAACTGAAAGATGAacaataaataacttttaaagcAAGCAAAAACTGAGCCACAGCAACGCGTGCCTGGGGCTGCTAGTAGTacataaaaagagtgtcagtgcaatgaatgacgcctgaaacaaaaggtCTTGGATACTAATGGGTACAAGTGGGGGGCTTAACGTGATGGCTTTGTGAGGCTCTCTATTTGCGGTGATCTCTAGAGAGATTGATTGGCAACTTGGGtccgagcagtgttgcggaacgaacgtgttattagAATAAATAACAGGGAAATTCTagaacaatctaaaaatataCAGACCCTTCCCTACATTACTCCCTTCCTTGCCGAGTGCGCCATGCTTAACCCAACATGGAAATAACCTAATGGTAGAATAGAAGCAATTATAGTAAAAAACAAACGGAATATactttactattaaaaattattgaaattgaacaatttaaaattcaaatgttcaaaaCTTTGTGGTTCGAAACATTTTGACTTGTTATTGTTTCAATcaagttgaaacaaaaaatgttagcAAATCGtagtttttatgaaacttctctttataaaaattaattttttgcttaacaatttttaattaaaaactgagttgaatatttaaaagtcatgaggcttctaaaattctaaaatttgaaatttttgttacataaaaaacTTGTAATTGAACATTAAGActgatcagttaaatttttctaagatcAAAAAACAAATTCGTCGtccttttcacaatttaaaataaaaaaaagtcaatgagTATGAACCTTCCaagttttattattctaaaaaaagtttaagaaaacaatttgatgtagaaaacatttaaaataaaaatagaaataactaagaatttttatatttaaacgtcttacattctcatcaataAGGAGGTATTAGTTTAATGTGAAAAACTACTTTCGCGCATTTCATCAAATATCGTTTTTAAGCTCCCTGAGCcagagaaaatagtttttacgccggtatctgtctgtcgttgttaTCGTCTGCAtatcagataaattttgaaaaactcctGGGATTGAATAGTGCTTTCGCACACTTTTTAAGGGTCGAAAAATAAAGGTCGAGCTCGTTAACTAGccgctttttttaattcaaaaagagcattttaaaattttttgaggctATTTTCGTTAGGATTCAAAAATTCTACGAACGGTTATTCGTAGCACTTagaaagacgaacaatttatccttgctacttttttcgataaaagcaaagTTATTAGAGTTATTactattgcaaaatttaaaaaaagaacaaacgtGAAAATATTAAGCCAAAGAACGCacgacataaaaaaaataatcaagaaaagaaaaactttgtttttttaaagccctgcaagattatcataacaactattgaattttcttgaaaaatcgaaaattcgaattttgatcacaaaaaacaatgaaaaacagaaaattccattttgcgatcAAAATAGGTAAGGAAcggaaaaagatgaatcaacacaCATGATACgcctgaaaaagatctacaatttttgttttatcccTGTTTtacaggacgcgtagtttttgttttattcgtaagaaactacattaaaaatgaataaattacattttaggacaaacgacacaagctacgaaaaaaatatataggcaAAATTTGTtcactgaaaaagacaaaaaaatatctataattttttatatcaattattctaccgaataggatgcgtagtttctgtttcattcgtaaaaaataacat comes from Belonocnema kinseyi isolate 2016_QV_RU_SX_M_011 chromosome 5, B_treatae_v1, whole genome shotgun sequence and encodes:
- the LOC117172758 gene encoding lipase 3-like codes for the protein MPFLQPRRCLLLVFLSLHLKSGFANFETNRDIDTKTPALIRKSGYLVEIHAVVTRDGYILELHRIPSSRYSRNGQQNRKKPILLQHGLAGSSADWVLMGQGKSLGFVLADAGYDVWLGNNRGNIYSRNHTNMIPTDQFFWDFSFHELGTEDLPAMIDYILQQTGRRKLFFVGHSQGTTQFWVMASERPEYNSRVILTVGLAPAAFTGHLRGPVTKLTKLTYFGVWVGENFGYPEFGSRSAWGKFVSSLLCDSKAPTQFLCSNMLFLVAGFSRGELNMENLTVIIGHVPAGASWKQFIHFGQGYINPGTFRHFDYGDSKINFKMYGSSIPPDYALERVSSPVALFSSANDWLAAPQVQLIDKYGYNPEAHTVATYDEYILEMHRITGPKSNPNPEGKPAVLLMHGILMSSADWIILGPKKSLGYILADAGYDVWIGNVRGNTYSRRHLSSSVGEKSFWQFSWHEIGLRDLPAMIDYALEKTGKKKLYYIGHSQGTTTFFAMASALPEYNEKIVSMHALAPVAFCKNIVSPPLRFLSLIADQMEMVFKYLGVYELRLTQAFYDKFTSKVCDEDSMLQPLCSNLLFMITGFSPNQLNITRLPTILGHVPAGASVKQAIHYAQLMKRNEFRQFDHGIFGNLKKYGKISPPDYDLSQISAPVSLHYSVNDWLTHTKDVENLYSKLGNPIGKFRVPLSEFNHLDFLWAKDADTLLYEKIISLMSRYRED